One Actinomycetospora corticicola genomic window, TCGACGCAGGTCGGACCCGGTCTGCGCGACTACCTGGCCAACCTCGAGTCGAGCCTCAAGCAGAAGGGCCTCGGCGGGCCGCTGCTCGTGATGCAGTCCAACGGGGGAGCGGTCGCCGCGAGCGAGGCGCCGCAGCAGGCCATCTCGACCGTCGGCTCCGTCCTCACCGGTGGCGTCATCGGGTCGGTGCAGCTCGGCCAGAAGCTCGGCCACCGGAACATCATCTCCACCGACGTCGGCGGCACCACGTTCCTCGTCGGGCTCATCGTCGACGGCGAGCCCGAGCGCGACACCACCACCGTCATCAACCACCACCCGATCAACGTCCCCACGCTCAAGGTCCACGCCATCGGCTCCGGCGGCGGCGCGATCGCGTGGGTCGACGCCGGCGGCAACCTCCGCATCGGCCCCCACAGCGCGCAGGCCGTCCCCGGCCCCGCCTGCTACGACCAGGGCGGCACCGAGCCCACCAACACCGACGCCAACCTCGTCCTCGGCATCCTCCCGACGACGGGTCTGCTCGGCGGGCGGAAGGCCCTCAGCCTGGAGAAGGCAAAGCAAGCCATCAAGGCCAAGGTCGCCGACCCGCTCGGGCTCTCTGTCGAGGACGCCGCCGCCGCCATCCACGCCGCGCAGAACGCCCAGACCGGCGACCTGCTGCGCAAGAGCGTCCTCGAGGCCGGGCACGACCCGCGCGACTTCGTCCTCTACGCCTTCGGCGGCTCCGGCCCGGCGTTCTGCGCGAAGTACGCGACGCACCTCGGGGTCGACGAGGTCGTCGTCCCGCTCGGCCCGGTCGCCTCGGCGTTCTCCGCCTACGGCCTCGCCGCGTCCGACATCGCGCTCGCCCAGGAGCTCTCCGACCCCGCCCAGCTCCCCGTCGACGCCGTCCGCGCCGAGAAGAACTTCGCCCAGCTCGAGGACCAGGTCCGCCAGGGCCTCGACCGGCAGGGCCTCAAGTTCGACCGCGTCGAGATCGTCCGCGAGATCGACATGCGCTATGCCATGCAGCTGGCCGAGGTCACGGTCCCGGTCGCCGACGGACCCGTCGACGCCGGCGCCCTGCAGGACGCCGCCAACCGCTTCGAGCAGAAGTACGCCGACCTCTACGGCAAGGGCACCGGCTTCTCCGCCGCCGGCATCCAGGCCATCACCTACCGCGTGCGCGGCCGCGGCGTCCTGCCCTTCAGCCCGGAACTCCCGCCGCTCGAGCACGCAGACGGACCGGCCCCGACGTCGGGAACGAGGCCCGTCTACCTCGAGATCGGCCAGGGCTTCGTCGACACCGCGATCTACGACTACACGACCCTGCGCGCCGGCCACGTCATCACCGGACCCGCCGTCATCGAGGTCCCGACGACGACGGTGGTCGTCCCCGACGGCCGCACCGGCACCGTCGACGAGCTCGGCAACCTCCACATCAAGAAGACCGGAGCCTGACCCATGACGATGGCCGTCCCCGGCTCCGAGCGCTTCTCGAGCCGCCCGATCGACCCCGCCACGCTCGCCGCGCAGCTCCCGGCGAGCCTGCCGATCCACACCGTCACCCAGGAGCAGATCGACGCGCTCGACCCGCTGACCTACGAGGTCATCCGGCACCGCCTCTGGTCGGTCACCGACGAGATGGGCGAGGCGCTCAAGCGCATGTCCGGCTCGCCGATCGTCACCGACGCGAACGACTTCGACTTCGCGGTCTCCGACGAGCTCGGTCAGGAGGTGCAGGTCGGGCTCTACAACACGATGCTCGTCGGCGCCGTCGACCTCGCCATCTACTGGACCCTGCAGCACCGCTCGGTCAACCCCGGCATCGCCGAGGGCGACATGTTCCTCACCAACGACCCGTGGGTCGGCGGCGGGCTGCACCAGAACGACGCGATGGTCTACCAGCCGGTGTTCTGGGAGGGGAAGCTCTTCGGCTGGACCTCCGCGATCGCCCACCAGGCCGACCTCGGTGGCGTCGGCCTCGGCTCCTTCTCCCCGGCCGCGCAGGACGTCTTCTCCGAGTCGCTGCCCACCCCGCCGATCAAGGTCGTCCGCGACGGCGTGCTGCAGGACGACGTCGCCGACGTCTGGGTCCGCCGCTCCCGCGTCCCGATGATGATCGGGCTCGACCTCCGCGCGAAGGTCGGCGCCAACACCGTCGGCCGCGACCGCCTCATCGCCGTCATCGAGCAGTACGGCGCCGACACGGTCAAGGCCGTGATGAAGCGGATGATGTCCGACGCCGAGTCGCGCCTGCGGGGCAAGCTCACCGACCTTCCCGACGGCAGGTGGCGCGCCACCGGCTACCAGGACCAGTCGCACACCGGCGACCGCGGCCTGCACAAGATCACCGTCGAGATGCGCAAGGCCGGCGACCACCTGACCTTCGACTTCACCGGCACCGACCCGCAGTCCGGCGTCGTCAACTGCACCTACGCCGGCATGCGCGGCGGCGTCATGCTCGCGCTGCTGCCGATCCTCGCGGGCGACATCCCGTGGTCGGCCGGCGGGCTCATGCGCTGCTTCGACCTCGTCGCCGAGGAAGGCACGATCAACAACGCGAGCTTCCCGGCCGCCGTCGGGCGTGGACCGATCGGGCCCGCCTGGCTCACCGGCAACCTCGTGGCCGAGTGCCTCTCCCAGATGCTCGACCAGGCGCCCGAACTCGACGCGCACGTCCAGTCCGCCTGCTGCGGCACGTGGGACACCGCCGTCATCGCCGGGCTCGACCAGCGCGGACCGGTCCCGACCCCGTTCCTCTCCATCCTCATGGACCCCATGGCCGGCGGCTACGGCGCGCAGCCGCAGGCCGACGGCATGGACACCGGCGGGCTGTTCTGCATCCCGATGGGCCGCGTGCCGGACGTCGAGATGACCGAGTTCCTCTACCCGGTCCTCGCGCTCTGGCGGCGGGAGGAGCCCGACTCGGGCGGTCCCGGACGACGACGGGGCGGCGTCTCGGCGTCGATGGCGGTCACCCCGCACGGCACGAGCTTCCCGATCGGCCTCGTCCTCGCCTCCAACGGCAAGGCGGTCAGCCAGAACAACGGGCTCGCCGGCGGCTATCCCGGCAACACCGGGGTCGAGTACATCGCCCGAGGCGCCGAGGTCACGACGATGCTCGGTGCCGGTCAGCTGCCCGCCGACCTCGCCGAGGTCGGCGGCACGGCCGAGCTGCAGCCCTGTTACGGCGAGACCTACGTGGCGCCCGGCGAGGTGTTCACGATGTTCTGGCAGGGCGGCGGGGGCTATGGCGACCCGCTGACCCGCTCCCCGGAAGATGTCGCCCGCGATGTGCGGGAGGAGAAGGTCACCGCGGCGAGTGCGGCCTCGGCCTACGGGGTGGTCGTCGTCGACGGGACCGTCGATGCCGAGGCGACCGAGACCCGTCGTCGGGAACTGCGGGAAGCACGCCGCACCCGGGGCGCGAGCGAGGGGACGCGGGAGACGATCGACCTGGCCGAGGCCCGACGTCTGGACGACAACCTGGTCGCCGTGGGCGAGCAGGTGGCGTGCGTGCACTGCGCGAC contains:
- a CDS encoding hydantoinase/oxoprolinase family protein; amino-acid sequence: MAYVIGVDVGGTFTDAVLDDDSGSVIAAKAPSTPPDYSQGVLDVLELLAEQLGRSLEEMLAETHHIAHGTTSSLNALVQRKVPDVGFLTTKGHRDSIFIMNVEGRYLGRSPHELQHVLAQDKDHYLLPKRHALEVTERIDRDGNVIVALDEDEVRVQVEKLRADGIQAIAVSLLWAFRNPVHERRIREIVAEIDPDIYVALSSEVSPRIREFARNSTTIMSTQVGPGLRDYLANLESSLKQKGLGGPLLVMQSNGGAVAASEAPQQAISTVGSVLTGGVIGSVQLGQKLGHRNIISTDVGGTTFLVGLIVDGEPERDTTTVINHHPINVPTLKVHAIGSGGGAIAWVDAGGNLRIGPHSAQAVPGPACYDQGGTEPTNTDANLVLGILPTTGLLGGRKALSLEKAKQAIKAKVADPLGLSVEDAAAAIHAAQNAQTGDLLRKSVLEAGHDPRDFVLYAFGGSGPAFCAKYATHLGVDEVVVPLGPVASAFSAYGLAASDIALAQELSDPAQLPVDAVRAEKNFAQLEDQVRQGLDRQGLKFDRVEIVREIDMRYAMQLAEVTVPVADGPVDAGALQDAANRFEQKYADLYGKGTGFSAAGIQAITYRVRGRGVLPFSPELPPLEHADGPAPTSGTRPVYLEIGQGFVDTAIYDYTTLRAGHVITGPAVIEVPTTTVVVPDGRTGTVDELGNLHIKKTGA
- a CDS encoding hydantoinase B/oxoprolinase family protein → MTMAVPGSERFSSRPIDPATLAAQLPASLPIHTVTQEQIDALDPLTYEVIRHRLWSVTDEMGEALKRMSGSPIVTDANDFDFAVSDELGQEVQVGLYNTMLVGAVDLAIYWTLQHRSVNPGIAEGDMFLTNDPWVGGGLHQNDAMVYQPVFWEGKLFGWTSAIAHQADLGGVGLGSFSPAAQDVFSESLPTPPIKVVRDGVLQDDVADVWVRRSRVPMMIGLDLRAKVGANTVGRDRLIAVIEQYGADTVKAVMKRMMSDAESRLRGKLTDLPDGRWRATGYQDQSHTGDRGLHKITVEMRKAGDHLTFDFTGTDPQSGVVNCTYAGMRGGVMLALLPILAGDIPWSAGGLMRCFDLVAEEGTINNASFPAAVGRGPIGPAWLTGNLVAECLSQMLDQAPELDAHVQSACCGTWDTAVIAGLDQRGPVPTPFLSILMDPMAGGYGAQPQADGMDTGGLFCIPMGRVPDVEMTEFLYPVLALWRREEPDSGGPGRRRGGVSASMAVTPHGTSFPIGLVLASNGKAVSQNNGLAGGYPGNTGVEYIARGAEVTTMLGAGQLPADLAEVGGTAELQPCYGETYVAPGEVFTMFWQGGGGYGDPLTRSPEDVARDVREEKVTAASAASAYGVVVVDGTVDAEATETRRRELREARRTRGASEGTRETIDLAEARRLDDNLVAVGEQVACVHCATVLGFGAVGELDLVRYEGPVSDAGPQVVDNAGEYVDGAVHFRQYCCPGCFTAVSTAVVPVDHVDDVTRTSRVLADARS